One Brassica napus cultivar Da-Ae chromosome A5, Da-Ae, whole genome shotgun sequence DNA window includes the following coding sequences:
- the LOC106450952 gene encoding protein SCAR2-like: MPLTRYQSRNEYGLADPDLYQSADKDDPEALLEGVAMAGLVGLLRQLGDLAEFAAEMFHDLHEEVMATASRSHGLMARVQQLESELPFVEKALLCQTDHSPFFSNKGVEWHSNLQMEQSVVTRGDLPRCVMDSYEESRGPPRLFLLDKFDISGAGACLKRYTDPSFVRHETSSYEASWDDIQREKKSLKAKRRASHWRNGGTPENALTSHAKLHELFREEHLEAIHSDPARVVKLKTRKLDGYSLISKSGESYMGRFVQTSVNNEAGYENISLNQPELLTWNIDSAKDVVTDIPEISMVDAPEKSHGGTRIDVSLPNQQENAGFIEKDIETVPESTHNGFPGTTLTKDSQTNLNGKQGFLQHRSYSEDLTSEADNYVDAPATMESETETDDEYSRLKHRSDALNDGNHHTYSDVDEKRENPPQFSFLHSVGNTPVSENGQGSFGKRSTSFSYSDTASVSIDDQSDGEKFSGRLPSTSSVKSELVGPSSTATPEANKVSHDSNVQESVSSSNADGQASFISNDSCSSPRSVSQNAESCSLTVQSLAPEVVETSVELARINPVKGGNDGSEVDPVDSRSGASFDVKNSNFPSETSSVSSTSEGSKYDTAVQKNCMVDYSSNVANSVPGPPVFVDSQTGEQLPVADNDVETNSPVAANSGNDTESCDGSSRTGEVLPFSAGMEMEVSPDFASKVCLPGTIDESLFEDTLDDETPSVTVANAVSGVDSRSADVDNEQSCAFGTTAEVSVSESHEDTLENGMSAPTELDSMLTSAFNSGGEKSMGYASPSCSRFDEQISDIPAEFHSSHIHDEGVHDLPGLDNISTDIVPKEDLAVSDNHADISSDDEDHAVSLSSTSMKGSLPWRSTNTSKSSSEATDSCHDTAVESNGILPAKNNSALEKTVQESPLEASSEGLGTSLDNNDLAGSESVSPMISLDQSNRDRETKSPCESIPDENGIDSLPANNMNLTESLTTEPSVKVQTPCVSHALEDEELKLSSVSRGLEFVPQSAGIEWNNPKQELNLDPIFPSFGLIPETTTPNQEDMPPLPPLPPMQWRIGKAPQSFLPNFMGELGETSSSAPSAAPPSGSSLNVQMWSTPELSESLGREKSEQLPGESMTSESEKPLHSSIQFPSVATDLNSQYDSFGSQRTQSADPSIELLAIPNHGSIEDVGSEENNLLADHTSQNQELVYSQESSLQLPQEPSAKNEDFEDDTDVQVSETSRGQKDCPETEALTPPQSAKVEDNGHSDPDASSAEIAEPSNSSVQKITPASVGDAMWPVNAFTVAPTLDTDKLEEVPMVKLPRPRSPLVDAVAAHDRRTLKKVSERVQPPIKSKQDDKDSLLAQIRNKSVSLKPAVATRPSIQTGPKTNLRVAAILEKANTIRQAMAGSDEDEDSDSWSDS, translated from the exons ATGCCGTTGACGAGGTACCAGTCTCGTAACGAGTACGGTTTAGCAGATCCGGATCTGTACCAATCCGCCGATAAGGATGACCCCGAGGCTCTCCTCGAAGGCGTCGCCATGGCTGGTCTCGTCGGCTTATTGCGTCAACTCGGTGACCTCGCCga GTTTGCTGCTGAGATGTTCCATGACTTGCACGAAGAAGTGATGGCTACAGCTTCTAGAAGCCACGGTCTTATGGCTCGTGTTCAACAGCTCGAATCTGAGTTACCGTTCGTTGAGAAGGCGTTGCTCTGCCAGACCGATCATTCACCCTTCTTTTCCAATAAAG GTGTGGAGTGGCATTCGAATCTACAAATGGAGCAGAGTGTGGTTACGCGTGGTGACTTACCCCGATGTGTTATGGATTCGTATGAGGAATCTCGGGGTCCCCCACGGCTATTTCTTCTGGAcaa GTTTGATATTTCGGGAGCTGGGGCATGCTTGAAACGCTACACCGATCCATCATTTGTTAGGCACGAAACATCTTCATATGAGGCGTCGTGGGATGATATTCAGAGAGAGAAGAAATCACTGAAAGCAAAG AGAAGAGCATCTCACTGGAGGAATGGAGGAACACCCGAAAATGCACTGACATCACATGCCAA ATTGCATGAATTATTTAGGGAGGAGCATTTAGAGGCTATTCATTCAGATCCAGCGCGAGTTGTGAAGCTGAAAACTAGAAAGCTGGATGGCTATTCCCTTATTTCAAAATCAGGGGAAAGCTACATGGGGAGATTTGTGCAGACATCTGTCAACAATGAAGCAGGTTATGAAAATATTTCCCTGAACCAGCCCGAATTGTTGACATGGAATATAGATAGTGCCAAAGACGTAGTAACCGATATACCTGAAATCAGTATGGTGGATGCTCCGGAGAAGTCTCACGGTGGAACCAGAATAGATGTTTCATTGCCAAATCAGCAGGAAAATGCGGGTTTTATTGAAAAGGACATAGAGACTGTGCCTGAATCTACTCACAACGGGTTCCCTGGTACGACTTTAACAAAGGATTCACAGACCAATTTGAATGGAAAGCAAGGATTTCTTCAACACAGGAGTTATTCTGAAGATTTAACCAGCGAGGCTGACAATTATGTTGATGCACCAGCCACCATGGAGTCAGAAACAGAAACAGATGATGAGTATAGTAGACTTAAGCATAGATCAGATGCGTTGAATGATGGGAATCATCATACATATTCTGATGTGGATGAAAAGAGGGAAAACCCACCTCAATTTTCATTTCTTCATTCAGTTGGAAACACACCAGTATCAGAAAATGGGCAAGGCTCGTTTGGGAAACGGAGCACTAGTTTTTCTTACTCGGACACTGCAAGCGTATCCATTGATGATCAGTCTGACGGAGAGAAATTTTCTGGACGTTTACCTTCTACTTCTAGTGTTAAAAGTGAGCTGGTTGGTCCCTCGTCTACCGCAACTCCTGAAGCCAACAAAGTTTCTCATGATTCTAATGTTCAGGAATCAGTTAGTAGCAGCAATGCAGACGGCCAGGCATCATTTATTTCCAATGATTCATGTTCAAGTCCAAGGTCAGTCTCTCAGAATGCTGAATCATGTTCACTGACTGTTCAATCTTTAGCACCAGAAGTCGTTGAAACGTCTGTAGAACTTGCTAGAATTAATCCGGTTAAGGGGGGCAATGATGGAAGCGAGGTGGATCCAGTCGATTCAAGATCTGGTGCGTCTTTTGATGTTAAAAACTCTAACTTTCCTTCTGAAACTTCGTCAGTTAGTTCAACTTCTGAAGGAAGCAAATACGATACGGCCGTTCAGAAGAATTGCATGGTTGATTATTCTTCAAATGTAGCAAACTCAGTCCCTGGTCCTCCAGTGTTTGTTGATAGTCAAACAGGTGAACAGTTACCTGTCGCTGATAATGATGTTGAGACAAACTCTCCAGTTGCAGCAAACTCAGGCAACGATACTGAAAGCTGTGATGGTAGTAGCCGAACAGGAGAAGTGTTACCTTTCTCAGCTGGGATGGAGATGGAAGTTTCACCTGATTTTGCCTCCAAAGTTTGTCTTCCTGGTACGATAGACGAAAGTCTCTTTGAAGATACTCTTGATGATGAAACCCCTTCCGTTACAGTGGCTAATGCAGTTTCTGGCGTTGATTCTCGAAGCGCTGATGTTGACAATGAACAGTCATGTGCCTTTGGTACCACTGCTGAGGTCTCTGTTTCAGAGTCCCATGAAGACACACTGGAGAATGGAATGTCCGCGCCTACTGAACTTGATAGTATGCTGACTTCTGCTTTTAACTCAGGAGGAGAGAAATCGATGGGATATGCTTCACCTAGTTGTAGCAGATTCGATGAACAGATCTCTGATATACCTGCTGAATTTCATTCCAGTCACATCCATGATGAAGGCGTTCATGACCTTCCTGGGCTGGACAACATATCCACAGACATTGTCCCGAAGGAAGACCTTGCTGTATCAGATAATCACGCTGACATTTCCAGTGATGATGAAGATCATGCTGTTAGCCTGTCATCCACTAGTATGAAAGGTTCTCTGCCTTGGAGATCGACCAATACTTCTAAGTCGTCATCTGAAGCTACAGACAGCTGCCATGATACAGCTGTGGAGTCTAACGGGATATTACCAGCGAAGAATAATTCAGCGTTAGAAAAAACAGTGCAGGAAAGCCCACTGGAAGCGTCTTCAGAAGGTCTGGGTACTTCCCTAGACAATAATGACCTGGCAGGTAGTGAATCTGTAAGTCCCATGATATCTCTTGATCAAAGTAACAGAGACAGAGAAACCAAATCTCCTTGTGAGAGCATTCCTGATGAAAATGGCATAGACTCTTTGCCAGCGAATAATATGAACCTTACAGAGAGTTTGACTACCGAGCCGTCGGTTAAAGTGCAAACGCCTTGTGTAAGCCATGCATTAGAAGATGAGGAGTTGAAGCTGTCAAGTGTTTCCAGGGGCTTAGAGTTTGTACCACAATCAGCAGGCATAGAATGGAACAATCCTAAGCAAGAGTTGAATCTGGATCCTATTTTCCCTAGCTTTGGTCTGATCCCTGAGACCACTACACCTAATCAGGAGGACATGCCACCGCTCCCACCCCTTCCTCCTATGCAATGGCGTATTGGAAAGGCTCCACAATCTTTTCTTCCTAACTTCATGGGAGAATTAGGCGAAACCAGTAGTTCTGCTCCGTCAGCCGCACCACCCTCTGGATCCAGCTTGAATGTTCAAATGTGGTCAACACCAGAGCTGTCAGAATCTCTAGGAAGGGAGAAATCAGAACAACTTCCTGGAGAGTCTATGACCAGTGAATCAGAAAAGCCGTTGCATTCATCCATTCAGTTCCCATCCGTTGCCACTGATTTGAATAGTCAGTACGACAGTTTCGGCTCCCAGAGAACTCAGTCAGCGGATCCTTCTATTGAGCTCCTTGCAATTCCTAACCACGGGAGTATAGAGGATGTTGGTTCTGAAGAGAACAATCTTTTGGCTGACCATACTTCTCAGAACCAGGAGCTCGTTTATTCACAAGAGTCGTCATTGCAGCTGCCTCAGGAGCCTTCAGCTAAAAACGAAGATTTCGAAGACGACACAGATGTGCAGGTTTCAGAAACCTCAAGAGGTCAGAAAGATTGTCCTGAAACCGAAGCGTTGACACCACCTCAGTCAGCAAAGGTGGAAGATAATGGTCATTCCGATCCTGATGCTTCAAGTGCAGAAATAGCAGAACCATCAAACTCTTCGGTTCAGAAGATAACTCCTGCTTCAGTGGGAGATGCTATGTGGCCTGTCAACGCATTCACTGTTGCACCTACATTGGACACAGATAAACTAGAAGAGGTCCCTATGGTTAAACTTCCCCGTCCAAGAAGTCCGCTTGTCGATGCCGTTGCAGCTCATGACAGACGCACG CTGAAGAAAGTCTCTGAGAGGGTCCAACCaccaatcaaatcaaagcaagaTGACAAAGATTCATTGCTTGCACAAATAAGAAACAAG TCCGTTAGTCTGAAGCCTGCTGTAGCGACACGTCCAAGCATTCAAACTGGTCCTAAAACGAACCTAAGGGTAGCTGCAATCTTAGAAAAAGCAAACACAATACGCCAG GCAATGGCTGGAAGCGATGAGGATGAAGATTCAGATAGTTGGAGTGATTCTTGA
- the LOC125609269 gene encoding uncharacterized protein LOC125609269: MITEESEEERTRWLLVAEKVADDLVFAYEQANKRKEDHEISDNAKLRLVARFGKIVFYGRKAGPVVDYSLKNSRRIFSTDVPTSFIQNIKSKAIPSHEFCIDGEKQKYIVKINGPNGIINCKCTVKEDGCLTMYKASLLEILL; the protein is encoded by the exons ATGATCACTGAAGAGAGCGAAGAAGAAAGAACTAGGTGGCTCTTAGTAGCAGAGAAGGTTGCTGATGATCTTGTGTTTGCATATGAGCAAGCTAATAAGAGAAAGGAGGATCATGAAATTTCAGATAATGCTAAACTGAGACTGGTTGCTAGGTTCGGAAAAATAGTCTTTTATGG GCGCAAAGCTGGTCCTGTGGTTGATTATTCCCTAAAGAACTCGAGAAGGATATTCTCTACAGATGTTCCAACCTCTTTCATACAAAACATCAAGTCTAAGGCTATACCAAGCCATGAGTTCTGTATAGACGGAGAAAAGCAAAAATACATTGTGAAGATTAATGGTCCCAATGGAATCATCAACTGTAAATGTACTGTGAAGGAAGATGGATGTCTCACTATGTACAAGGCAAGTCTTTTAGAAATATTGTTATGA
- the LOC125609592 gene encoding uncharacterized protein LOC125609592, translated as MRLMLAGKRKIKTLTEKEISNIQGLLGSAVVDLNVKGRLRWPLGKTSSEGGYKIFEVCHARVTIYKKHTLGLKVRETNRFNERYATAEMEKGVTLILKEMNTKLQEQNIERVCVLEMLRDALGTIWDFLCCDANLMQ; from the exons ATGAGGCTTATGCTCGCtggcaaaagaaaaataaagactCTCACG GAGAAAGAGATAAGTAACATTCAAGGACTACTTGGTTCAGCAGTTGTTGATCTGAATGTGAAAGGCAGATTAAGGTGGCCACTTGGTAAAACATCATCCGAAGGTggttacaaaatatttgaagtttgTCACGCTAGAGTTACTATCTACAAAAAGCATACTCTTGGGCTTAAGGTTAGAGAGACTAATAGATTTAATGAGAGGTATGCAACAGCGGAAATGGAGAAGGGGGTTACTCTTATACTTAAAGAGATGAACACTAAACTACAG GAACAGAACATTGAGAGGGTTTGTGTTTTGGAAATGCTCCGAGATGCTCTTGGAACTATATGGGACTTCTTGTGTTGCGATGCCAATCTTATGCAATAA